A single Pseudomonas brassicacearum DNA region contains:
- a CDS encoding ankyrin repeat domain-containing protein, whose protein sequence is MRRFLLSMFATWSLSVLADQPIPTEPAAVQEQLHNYYFDAARRGDMPMLETFIEAGYSLDTRDEKGYTALILAAYHGHGPAVERLLAAGADACAQDKRGNTALMGAIFKGEVQIARRLLSTDCSPDQRNGAGQTAAMYAGLFKRDELLDALKAKGADLQAQDPLGNTAVDLAKGEIRMPAPQ, encoded by the coding sequence ATGCGCAGATTTCTTTTATCGATGTTCGCGACCTGGTCACTGAGCGTACTGGCCGATCAGCCAATACCCACCGAACCGGCCGCCGTACAAGAACAGTTGCACAACTATTACTTCGACGCCGCTCGCCGCGGCGATATGCCGATGCTCGAGACCTTTATCGAGGCCGGTTATTCGCTCGATACCCGGGATGAGAAAGGCTACACCGCGCTGATCCTGGCGGCCTATCACGGCCACGGCCCGGCGGTGGAGCGGCTGCTGGCCGCCGGCGCCGATGCCTGTGCCCAGGACAAACGTGGTAACACGGCGTTGATGGGCGCCATTTTCAAGGGCGAAGTGCAGATTGCGCGGCGTTTGTTGTCCACCGATTGCAGCCCGGACCAACGCAACGGTGCCGGACAGACCGCGGCGATGTACGCCGGTCTGTTCAAACGTGATGAATTGCTCGATGCCTTGAAGGCCAAGGGCGCCGACCTGCAGGCCCAGGACCCGTTGGGCAACACCGCGGTGGATCTGGCCAAGGGTGAAATCAGAATGCCGGCCCCTCAGTGA
- a CDS encoding carbon starvation CstA family protein, which yields MKNNNSLLRHLPWLLLAVLGACALGVVALRRGEAINALWIVVAAVAIYLVAYRYYSLFIANNVMQLDARRATPAVLNNDGLDYVPTNKHILFGHHFAAIAGAGPLVGPVLAAQMGYLPGTLWLIAGVVLAGAVQDFMVLFLSTRRNGRSLGDMVREEMGRIPGTIALFGCFLIMIIILAVLALIVVKALAESPWGIFTVMATIPIAMFMGIYMRYIRPGRIGEISVIGVLLLLGSIWLGGQIAADPVWAKAFSFTGIQITWMLIGYGFVAAVLPVWLILAPRDYLSTFLKIGTIVALAIGILVTMPELKMPALTQFTDGTGPVWKGGLFPFLFITIACGAVSGFHALISSGTTPKLLDNETNARYIGYGGMLMESFVAIMAMVAASVIEPGVYFAMNSPAAIVGGDVVAVAQTVSSWGFAITPEALQAVAKDIGETTVLARAGGAPTLAVGIAQILHSVLPGENTMAFWYHFAILFEALFILTAVDAGTRAGRFMLQDLLGSFVPSLKRTESWSANLIATAGCVAMWGYLLYQGVIDPLGGINTLWPLFGISNQMLAGIALMLATVVLIKMKRQRYVWVTMLPAAWLLICTTTAGLIKLFDANPAIGFLALARKYNDALTAGQILAPAKSIEQMQHVVYNAYTNATLTVLFLLVVFSILFYALKVGIAAWGTKERTDKEAPFQALPDA from the coding sequence ATGAAAAACAACAATAGCCTGCTACGCCATCTACCCTGGCTACTGCTGGCCGTCCTGGGAGCGTGCGCCCTGGGTGTCGTGGCATTGCGTCGAGGCGAGGCGATCAACGCCTTATGGATCGTCGTCGCAGCCGTGGCCATCTACCTGGTCGCCTACCGCTACTACAGCCTCTTCATCGCCAACAACGTGATGCAACTCGATGCGCGCCGGGCCACCCCTGCCGTGCTCAACAACGATGGCCTGGACTACGTCCCGACCAACAAGCACATTCTGTTCGGCCACCATTTCGCGGCCATTGCTGGCGCCGGGCCCCTGGTCGGGCCGGTGTTGGCGGCGCAGATGGGCTACCTGCCCGGTACGCTCTGGCTGATCGCCGGCGTGGTGCTGGCCGGTGCGGTGCAGGATTTCATGGTCCTGTTCCTGTCCACCCGTCGCAACGGTCGCTCCCTGGGCGACATGGTGCGCGAGGAAATGGGCCGCATCCCTGGCACCATCGCGCTGTTCGGCTGCTTCCTGATCATGATCATCATCCTCGCGGTGCTGGCGCTGATCGTGGTCAAGGCCCTGGCCGAGAGCCCGTGGGGCATCTTCACGGTGATGGCGACCATCCCGATCGCGATGTTCATGGGCATCTACATGCGCTACATCCGCCCGGGCCGCATCGGTGAAATCTCTGTGATCGGCGTGCTGTTGCTGCTGGGCTCGATCTGGCTGGGCGGGCAGATCGCTGCCGACCCGGTCTGGGCCAAGGCCTTTTCCTTCACCGGGATCCAGATCACCTGGATGTTGATCGGCTACGGCTTTGTCGCGGCGGTGCTGCCGGTGTGGCTGATCCTGGCGCCGCGGGACTACCTGTCGACCTTCCTCAAGATCGGCACCATCGTCGCCCTGGCGATCGGCATCCTGGTCACCATGCCTGAGCTGAAAATGCCGGCGCTGACCCAGTTCACCGACGGCACCGGGCCGGTGTGGAAGGGCGGGCTGTTCCCGTTCCTGTTCATCACCATCGCCTGCGGCGCGGTCTCGGGCTTCCACGCGCTGATCTCCTCGGGCACCACGCCCAAACTCTTGGATAACGAAACCAACGCCCGCTACATCGGTTACGGCGGCATGCTGATGGAGTCCTTTGTGGCGATCATGGCGATGGTGGCCGCTTCGGTGATCGAGCCGGGCGTGTACTTCGCCATGAACAGCCCGGCGGCGATCGTCGGCGGTGACGTGGTGGCTGTGGCCCAGACCGTCAGCAGCTGGGGTTTTGCAATCACCCCCGAGGCGCTGCAAGCGGTGGCCAAGGACATCGGCGAAACCACCGTTCTGGCCCGTGCCGGCGGTGCGCCGACCCTGGCGGTGGGGATCGCGCAGATCCTGCACTCGGTGTTGCCGGGTGAGAACACCATGGCGTTCTGGTACCACTTCGCGATCCTGTTCGAAGCGCTGTTCATCCTCACCGCGGTGGACGCCGGCACCCGTGCCGGGCGGTTCATGTTGCAGGACTTGCTCGGCTCGTTCGTGCCTTCGCTCAAGCGCACCGAATCCTGGTCGGCCAACCTGATCGCCACCGCCGGTTGCGTGGCGATGTGGGGCTACCTGCTGTACCAGGGCGTGATCGATCCGCTGGGTGGCATCAACACCTTGTGGCCGCTGTTCGGCATCTCCAACCAGATGCTGGCCGGTATCGCTCTGATGCTCGCCACCGTGGTGCTGATCAAGATGAAGCGCCAGCGCTACGTCTGGGTGACCATGCTGCCGGCGGCCTGGCTGCTGATCTGCACCACCACCGCGGGCCTGATCAAGCTGTTCGACGCCAACCCGGCGATCGGCTTCCTGGCCCTGGCGCGCAAATACAACGATGCCCTGACCGCCGGCCAGATCCTGGCTCCGGCCAAGAGCATCGAGCAGATGCAGCATGTGGTGTACAACGCTTATACCAACGCAACGCTGACGGTGTTGTTTCTGCTGGTGGTCTTCAGCATCCTGTTCTACGCGCTCAAGGTCGGCATCGCCGCCTGGGGCACCAAGGAACGCACGGACAAGGAAGCGCCATTCCAGGCTCTGCCGGACGCTTGA
- the katB gene encoding catalase KatB — translation MNTSLGHGAYSHCRAFFVLTASLLSLSVNAATLTRDNGAAVGDNQNSQTAGPNGPTLLQDVQLIQKLQRFDRERIPERVVHARGTGAHGTFTVSDDLSDLTKAKVFAAGQVTPVFVRFSAVVHGNHSPETLRDPRGFATKFYTADGNWDLVGNNFPTFFIRDAIKFPDMVHAFKPDPRTNLDDDSRRFDFFSHVPESTRTLTELYSNSGTPASYREMDGNGVHAYKLVNAKGEVHYVKFHWKSLQGLKNLDPKEVVKVQGQDYSHMTNDLVSHIDKGDFPKWDLYVQVLNPRDLAKFDFDPLDATKIWPGVPERKVGQMVLNRNPANVFQETEQVAMAPANLVPGIEPSEDRLLQGRVFSYADTQMYRIGANALQLPINAPKVAVNNGNQDGAMNSGSTSTGVNYQPSRLTPREEPQAARYSQAALSGSTQQAKIQREQNFKQAGDLYRSFSKKERDDLIDSFGGSLATTDDESKHIILSFLYKADPEYGTGVARVAKGDLARVKALAEKLTD, via the coding sequence ATGAACACTTCCCTTGGCCACGGGGCTTATTCCCATTGCCGCGCTTTTTTTGTGCTGACCGCGAGCCTTTTGTCCTTGTCTGTCAACGCGGCCACCCTGACCCGGGACAACGGTGCGGCTGTCGGCGACAACCAGAACTCGCAAACGGCAGGCCCCAACGGCCCGACCCTGTTGCAAGACGTGCAGTTGATCCAGAAGCTCCAGCGCTTTGACCGTGAACGCATCCCCGAGCGCGTGGTGCATGCCCGCGGCACCGGCGCCCACGGCACCTTCACGGTTTCCGACGATCTCAGCGACCTGACCAAGGCCAAGGTCTTTGCCGCAGGCCAGGTCACGCCAGTGTTCGTGCGTTTTTCTGCCGTGGTGCACGGCAATCATTCGCCGGAAACCCTGCGCGACCCCCGTGGTTTCGCCACGAAGTTCTACACCGCCGACGGTAATTGGGACTTGGTAGGGAACAACTTCCCGACCTTTTTTATCCGCGATGCCATCAAGTTTCCAGACATGGTCCACGCCTTCAAACCTGACCCACGGACTAATCTGGACGATGATTCACGCCGATTCGATTTCTTCTCCCATGTTCCAGAATCGACCCGTACCCTGACCGAGTTGTATTCCAACTCCGGGACACCGGCCAGTTATCGTGAGATGGACGGTAATGGTGTACATGCCTACAAACTGGTTAACGCCAAGGGTGAAGTTCATTACGTTAAGTTTCATTGGAAAAGTTTGCAGGGCTTGAAAAATCTCGATCCGAAAGAAGTTGTGAAAGTTCAGGGTCAAGATTACAGCCATATGACAAATGATCTGGTGAGTCATATTGATAAGGGCGACTTCCCGAAGTGGGACTTGTACGTCCAGGTGCTCAATCCACGGGACCTTGCCAAGTTCGACTTCGACCCACTGGATGCGACCAAGATATGGCCGGGCGTGCCTGAGCGAAAAGTCGGGCAAATGGTCTTGAACCGCAACCCGGCGAATGTCTTCCAGGAAACCGAGCAGGTGGCCATGGCGCCGGCCAATCTTGTACCGGGTATCGAACCTTCCGAGGATCGTTTGCTCCAGGGGCGAGTATTTTCCTACGCTGACACGCAGATGTACCGGATAGGCGCCAATGCCCTGCAATTGCCGATCAACGCCCCCAAGGTGGCGGTGAACAACGGTAACCAGGACGGTGCGATGAACTCAGGCAGCACCAGCACCGGGGTGAATTATCAGCCCAGTCGCCTGACGCCGCGTGAAGAACCACAAGCGGCACGCTACAGCCAGGCCGCGCTGAGCGGTAGCACTCAGCAGGCGAAGATCCAGCGTGAGCAGAACTTCAAGCAGGCTGGTGATTTGTATCGTTCGTTCAGCAAGAAAGAGCGCGATGACCTGATCGACAGCTTCGGCGGCTCTTTGGCGACCACCGATGACGAGAGCAAGCACATCATCCTGTCGTTCCTCTACAAGGCTGACCCCGAGTACGGCACTGGCGTGGCCCGTGTCGCCAAAGGCGACTTGGCCCGGGTCAAGGCCCTGGCGGAAAAACTGACCGACTGA
- a CDS encoding ferredoxin--NADP reductase, whose protein sequence is MTDSAEKFTRQTLLDVQPLTPHLFTLRVTRDRGFRFRAGQFARLGVVKADGTTVWRAYSMVSSPFDEFLEFFSIVVPDGEFTSELSRLQPGDELLVDRQAFGYLTLDRFVDGRDLWLLSTGTGVAPFLSILQDFEAWEKFERIILVYSVREARELAYQELIKELPQRDYLAEYAHKFRFIATVTREQHPVALSGRITTLIENGELERAAGVALTPEHSRVMLCGNPQMIDDTRKLLKARGLQLSLTRRPGQVAVENYW, encoded by the coding sequence ATGACCGATAGCGCAGAGAAGTTCACCCGCCAAACCCTGCTCGATGTCCAGCCGTTGACGCCTCATTTGTTTACTTTGCGCGTGACCCGGGACCGCGGCTTTCGCTTCCGGGCCGGTCAGTTTGCCCGGCTGGGGGTCGTCAAGGCGGACGGGACCACCGTCTGGCGGGCGTATTCCATGGTGTCTTCGCCGTTCGACGAGTTCCTCGAGTTCTTTTCCATCGTGGTTCCCGATGGCGAGTTCACCAGTGAGCTCAGCCGCCTGCAGCCAGGTGACGAACTGTTGGTCGATCGCCAGGCTTTCGGCTATCTGACACTGGATCGCTTTGTCGATGGTCGGGATTTGTGGCTGTTGTCTACGGGAACAGGTGTGGCGCCGTTTCTTTCTATCCTCCAGGATTTTGAGGCCTGGGAAAAATTCGAGCGGATCATCCTGGTATATAGCGTGCGCGAGGCGCGGGAACTGGCGTATCAGGAGCTGATCAAGGAACTGCCCCAGCGCGACTACCTGGCCGAGTACGCTCATAAGTTCCGTTTCATTGCGACCGTCACCCGTGAGCAGCATCCGGTGGCGCTCAGTGGGCGCATCACCACGCTGATCGAAAATGGCGAGCTGGAGCGGGCAGCTGGCGTGGCACTGACGCCGGAACATTCGCGAGTGATGCTGTGCGGCAATCCGCAAATGATCGATGACACGCGCAAGTTGCTCAAGGCCAGAGGGCTACAACTGAGCCTGACCCGCCGGCCAGGCCAGGTGGCGGTGGAAAACTACTGGTAG
- a CDS encoding methyltransferase, protein MPLLDSPFAQLDLIRQPEQQNEPLQAFDAADEYLLAYLAEQQPSVQTRVLVLNDGFGALAASLAGNVLVTSSGDSFLALQALEKNLVRNGRPFDAVPTLPASEPLTGPFDRVLVKVPKTLALLEEQLIRLQGQLAPGAQVIAGAMIKHLPRAAGDLLERYIGPVQASLAVKKARLLIATPQASSSQSSAPTVSPYPTRYWLDEPKIELLNHANVFCREGLDIGTRAFLPHLPKNLGTARVADLGCGNGVLAIASALQNPEALYTLVDESYMAVQSAAENWRAALGEREVIIRAGDGLAGQEAQSLDVVLCNPPFHQQQVVGDFLAWRMFQQAREALVVGGALYIVGNRHLGYHSKLARLFRGVEQVAATPKFVILKARK, encoded by the coding sequence ATGCCCCTGCTCGACAGTCCCTTCGCCCAACTCGACCTGATCCGCCAACCCGAACAGCAGAACGAACCGCTGCAAGCCTTCGATGCGGCCGATGAATACCTGCTCGCGTACCTGGCCGAACAACAGCCGAGCGTGCAGACTCGGGTCCTGGTGCTCAATGACGGCTTTGGCGCCCTGGCGGCCAGCCTGGCGGGCAACGTCCTGGTGACCAGCAGCGGCGATTCCTTCCTGGCATTGCAGGCGCTGGAGAAAAACCTGGTGCGCAACGGCCGCCCCTTCGATGCGGTGCCGACGTTGCCTGCCAGCGAACCGCTGACTGGCCCGTTCGATCGCGTCCTGGTCAAAGTGCCGAAAACCCTGGCCTTGCTGGAAGAACAACTGATTCGCCTGCAAGGCCAACTCGCGCCAGGCGCCCAAGTGATTGCCGGGGCCATGATCAAGCACCTGCCCCGGGCCGCTGGCGATTTGTTGGAGCGGTATATCGGCCCGGTGCAGGCCTCCCTGGCGGTGAAAAAAGCGCGGCTGTTGATTGCCACGCCACAAGCCAGTTCCTCACAAAGCAGTGCACCGACCGTATCGCCCTATCCCACGCGCTACTGGCTGGACGAGCCGAAGATCGAACTGCTCAACCATGCCAATGTGTTCTGCCGCGAAGGCCTGGACATCGGCACCCGCGCGTTCCTGCCACATCTGCCGAAAAACCTCGGGACGGCCCGGGTCGCGGACCTGGGATGCGGCAACGGCGTGCTGGCCATCGCCAGTGCCCTGCAAAACCCCGAGGCCCTCTACACCCTGGTGGACGAGTCCTATATGGCCGTGCAATCGGCCGCCGAGAATTGGCGTGCGGCCCTGGGCGAACGCGAAGTGATCATCCGAGCCGGTGATGGCCTGGCTGGGCAAGAGGCGCAGTCACTGGACGTGGTGTTGTGCAATCCGCCCTTCCACCAGCAGCAGGTGGTGGGCGATTTCCTCGCCTGGCGGATGTTCCAGCAGGCTCGCGAAGCGCTGGTGGTAGGCGGCGCGTTGTACATCGTCGGCAACCGGCACCTGGGTTACCACAGCAAATTGGCGCGGCTGTTCCGCGGCGTCGAGCAAGTGGCCGCCACACCGAAATTCGTGATCCTCAAGGCCCGCAAGTAA
- the mscL gene encoding large-conductance mechanosensitive channel protein MscL: MGVLSEFKAFAVKGNVVDMAVGIIIGAAFGKIVSSFVGDVIMPPLGLLIGGVDFSDLAITLKAAQGDAPAVLLAYGKFIQSTIDFIIVAFAIFMGVKAINRLKREEAVAPSAPPVPTKEELLLSEIRDLLKAQNERP; the protein is encoded by the coding sequence ATGGGCGTGCTAAGCGAGTTCAAGGCCTTCGCGGTCAAAGGCAATGTCGTCGACATGGCCGTCGGGATCATCATCGGTGCCGCTTTCGGCAAAATCGTTTCGTCATTCGTTGGCGATGTGATCATGCCCCCCCTCGGCCTGCTGATCGGTGGGGTGGACTTCAGTGACCTGGCCATCACCCTCAAGGCCGCCCAGGGTGATGCGCCCGCCGTGCTCCTGGCCTACGGTAAATTCATCCAGAGCACCATCGACTTCATCATCGTGGCGTTTGCCATTTTCATGGGCGTCAAGGCCATCAACCGCCTCAAGCGCGAAGAAGCCGTAGCCCCCAGCGCGCCTCCGGTTCCAACCAAGGAAGAACTGCTGCTCAGTGAGATTCGCGATCTGCTCAAGGCCCAGAACGAGCGGCCCTGA
- a CDS encoding PilZ domain-containing protein — protein sequence MSERRRFVRIEFHAKTELIQAPFKWPVELLDLSLKGLLIKKPEPWLGNPEKTFIADIHLSNEVEVKMEVRLAHDDHGHLGFVCEHIDLDSIAHLRRLVELNLADHDELERELAALIQI from the coding sequence ATGAGCGAACGTCGCCGCTTCGTACGAATAGAATTCCATGCCAAGACCGAGCTGATCCAGGCTCCATTCAAATGGCCGGTTGAACTGCTGGACCTGTCCCTCAAGGGGCTGCTGATCAAAAAACCCGAGCCCTGGCTGGGCAATCCCGAGAAAACCTTTATCGCCGACATTCACCTGAGCAATGAGGTGGAAGTGAAGATGGAAGTTCGCCTGGCCCACGACGACCACGGCCACCTGGGCTTCGTCTGCGAGCATATCGACCTGGATTCCATCGCCCATCTGCGCCGGCTGGTGGAGCTGAACCTGGCCGATCATGATGAGCTGGAGCGGGAATTGGCGGCGTTGATCCAGATTTGA
- the cydB gene encoding cytochrome d ubiquinol oxidase subunit II produces the protein MGIDLPLIWAVVIIFGIMMYVVMDGFDLGIGILFPFVKGERDRDVMMNTVAPVWDGNETWLVLGGAGLFGAFPLAYSVVLSALYLPLILMLIGLIFRGVAFEFRFKAKAEKRHLWDKAFIGGSLTATFFQGVALGAFIDGFEVVNRQFAGGSLDWFTPFTMFCGLALIAAYALLGCTWLIMKTEGKLQEQMHDLARPLAIVVLAVIGIVSIWTPLAHADIAARWFTLPNLFWFLPVPILVLVTMYGLFRAVARNANYTPFILTLVLIFLGYSGLGISLWPNIVPPSISIWDASSPPQSQGFMLVGTLFIIPLILVYTFWSYYVFRGKVTHDDGYH, from the coding sequence ATGGGTATTGATCTTCCGCTGATCTGGGCCGTGGTCATCATCTTCGGCATCATGATGTACGTGGTCATGGACGGCTTCGACCTGGGGATCGGCATTCTCTTCCCCTTCGTCAAGGGCGAACGCGACCGTGACGTGATGATGAACACCGTGGCACCGGTCTGGGACGGTAACGAAACCTGGCTGGTGCTGGGCGGTGCCGGGTTGTTCGGGGCGTTTCCGCTGGCTTATTCGGTGGTGCTCTCGGCGCTGTACCTGCCGTTGATCCTGATGCTCATCGGCTTGATCTTCCGCGGCGTGGCCTTTGAGTTCCGCTTCAAGGCCAAGGCTGAGAAGCGTCATCTCTGGGACAAGGCATTCATTGGCGGTTCGCTGACGGCCACCTTCTTCCAGGGCGTGGCGCTGGGAGCGTTCATCGACGGCTTCGAGGTGGTCAACCGCCAGTTCGCCGGCGGTTCCTTGGACTGGTTCACGCCATTCACCATGTTCTGTGGCCTGGCGTTGATCGCCGCCTACGCGCTGCTCGGTTGCACCTGGCTGATCATGAAGACCGAGGGCAAGTTGCAAGAGCAGATGCATGACCTGGCCCGGCCGCTGGCGATCGTGGTGCTGGCGGTGATCGGCATCGTCAGCATCTGGACACCACTGGCCCATGCGGACATCGCGGCCCGCTGGTTCACCTTGCCGAATCTGTTCTGGTTCTTGCCGGTGCCGATCCTGGTGCTGGTGACCATGTACGGTTTGTTCCGCGCGGTGGCACGCAATGCCAACTACACGCCCTTCATCCTGACCCTGGTACTGATCTTCCTCGGCTACAGCGGCTTGGGCATCAGCCTGTGGCCGAACATCGTGCCGCCGTCCATCTCGATCTGGGACGCCTCGTCACCGCCCCAGAGCCAGGGCTTCATGCTGGTGGGCACGCTGTTCATCATCCCGTTGATCCTGGTGTACACCTTCTGGAGCTACTACGTGTTCCGCGGCAAGGTGACCCACGACGACGGCTACCATTGA
- the radA gene encoding DNA repair protein RadA: MAKAKRMYGCTECGSTFPKWAGQCSECGAWNTLTETMVESGGAAAPTGRTGWAGQQAQIKTLAEVSVEEIPRFSTASGELDRVLGGGLVDGSVVLIGGDPGIGKSTILLQTLCNLATRMPALYVTGEESQQQVAMRARRLGLPQDQLRVMTETCIETIIATARLEKPKVMVIDSIQTIFTEQLQSAPGGVSQVRESAALLVRYAKQSGTAIFLVGHVTKEGALAGPRVLEHMVDTVLYFEGESDGRLRLLRAVKNRFGAVNELGVFGMTDRGLKEVSNPSAIFLTRAQEEVPGSVVMATWEGTRPMLVEVQALVDDSHLANPRRVTLGLDQNRLAMLLAVLHRHGGIPTHDQDVFLNVVGGVKVLETASDLALMAAVMSSLRNRPLPHDLLVFGEVGLSGEVRPVPSGQERLKEAAKHGFKRAIVPKGNAPKEAPAGLQIIAVTRLEQALDALFE, encoded by the coding sequence ATGGCCAAGGCAAAGCGCATGTACGGCTGCACCGAGTGCGGCTCGACCTTTCCCAAATGGGCCGGCCAGTGCAGCGAATGCGGGGCCTGGAACACCCTGACTGAAACCATGGTGGAAAGCGGCGGTGCGGCGGCACCCACCGGTCGCACGGGCTGGGCTGGTCAGCAGGCGCAGATCAAGACCCTGGCCGAAGTCAGCGTTGAAGAAATTCCGCGTTTCTCCACCGCCTCCGGTGAGCTGGACCGCGTGCTGGGCGGCGGCCTGGTGGACGGTTCGGTGGTGCTGATCGGCGGCGATCCGGGCATCGGCAAATCCACCATCTTGTTGCAAACCTTGTGCAACCTCGCCACCCGCATGCCGGCACTGTATGTCACTGGCGAAGAGTCCCAGCAGCAAGTCGCCATGCGCGCCCGACGCCTGGGCTTGCCCCAGGACCAGTTGCGGGTCATGACCGAAACCTGCATCGAGACCATCATCGCCACGGCGCGCCTGGAAAAACCCAAGGTGATGGTGATCGACTCGATCCAGACCATTTTCACCGAACAGCTGCAATCGGCACCGGGCGGCGTGTCCCAGGTGCGCGAAAGCGCGGCGTTGCTGGTGCGCTACGCCAAGCAGAGTGGCACGGCGATTTTCCTGGTGGGCCACGTCACCAAGGAGGGCGCACTGGCGGGGCCGCGGGTGCTGGAACACATGGTCGATACGGTGTTGTATTTCGAGGGCGAATCCGACGGACGCCTGCGTTTGCTGCGGGCGGTGAAGAACCGCTTTGGCGCCGTCAACGAGCTGGGTGTGTTCGGCATGACCGACAGAGGCTTGAAAGAAGTCTCAAACCCTTCGGCGATCTTTCTGACGCGTGCCCAGGAAGAAGTCCCCGGCAGCGTGGTCATGGCAACATGGGAAGGCACCCGGCCGATGTTGGTCGAAGTGCAAGCGCTGGTGGACGACAGCCATCTGGCGAACCCGCGCCGGGTCACCCTGGGCCTGGATCAGAATCGGTTGGCCATGTTGCTGGCGGTGTTGCATCGACACGGCGGGATTCCGACGCACGACCAGGATGTTTTCCTCAACGTCGTGGGCGGGGTCAAGGTGCTGGAAACCGCATCCGACCTGGCGTTGATGGCCGCGGTCATGTCCAGCCTGCGCAACCGGCCGTTGCCCCACGATCTGTTGGTGTTCGGCGAAGTGGGGCTGTCGGGGGAAGTGCGGCCGGTGCCCAGTGGCCAGGAGCGGCTCAAGGAAGCGGCCAAGCATGGCTTCAAACGCGCCATCGTGCCCAAGGGCAATGCGCCGAAGGAAGCGCCGGCGGGGTTGCAGATCATTGCCGTGACGCGCCTGGAACAGGCGCTGGATGCGTTGTTCGAATAG
- a CDS encoding DUF2474 domain-containing protein, which translates to MAKPDLKDIEAAERKPLWQRLGWLALIWTGSVLALFIVASLMRMFMNAAGLTTH; encoded by the coding sequence ATGGCCAAACCTGACTTGAAAGACATCGAGGCCGCCGAACGCAAGCCACTCTGGCAGCGGCTCGGCTGGCTGGCGTTGATCTGGACCGGCAGTGTGCTGGCGCTGTTCATCGTCGCCAGCCTGATGCGGATGTTCATGAATGCCGCAGGCCTGACCACTCACTGA
- a CDS encoding autoinducer binding domain-containing protein, producing MDKWKDLTLRKLSCEKDLQTAYRLVLNFFNNQGFEYCAFAAYLGNPDKHTSKVSLNNYPYGWDRLYEQNGYVSNDPLVAHCNQSSLPILWNETVFAQAPKLWRELNRQGLKHGWTQSVHDEQGMQCSLFSLARTHCPIDIEEHYANLGYAIFASQRLHALASKKLSDAIVVKQNYHLSPREIEVLRWSAEGKTASEVGRILCLSERTVNFHVCSCMRKLNVSNKISAVAKAAQIHVI from the coding sequence ATGGACAAGTGGAAAGACTTGACACTGAGAAAGTTATCCTGTGAAAAAGACCTTCAGACGGCCTATCGTCTGGTACTTAATTTCTTTAACAATCAAGGATTTGAATATTGCGCATTCGCAGCCTATCTCGGAAATCCCGACAAGCACACCAGCAAGGTGAGCCTCAATAACTACCCTTATGGATGGGATAGACTTTATGAACAAAATGGTTATGTCTCGAACGACCCCTTAGTAGCACATTGCAATCAATCATCGCTTCCAATCCTGTGGAATGAGACTGTCTTTGCCCAGGCCCCCAAGTTGTGGCGAGAACTTAATAGACAGGGACTCAAGCACGGCTGGACCCAGTCCGTTCATGACGAACAAGGGATGCAGTGCAGTCTGTTCAGTCTCGCACGAACCCATTGTCCCATCGATATCGAGGAGCACTATGCAAATCTCGGCTACGCCATTTTTGCCAGTCAGCGGCTGCATGCACTTGCCAGCAAAAAACTGTCCGACGCCATCGTGGTCAAGCAGAACTATCACTTGTCACCGAGAGAAATCGAAGTGCTGAGATGGTCTGCCGAAGGCAAGACGGCGTCGGAAGTGGGCAGGATTCTCTGTCTTTCCGAACGGACCGTGAATTTCCATGTGTGCAGTTGCATGCGAAAACTGAACGTCAGCAATAAAATTTCAGCGGTGGCAAAAGCCGCCCAGATCCATGTGATCTGA